In one Trichosurus vulpecula isolate mTriVul1 chromosome 8, mTriVul1.pri, whole genome shotgun sequence genomic region, the following are encoded:
- the PRC1 gene encoding protein regulator of cytokinesis 1 isoform X2 translates to MRRSEVLAEESVVCLQKALNHLREIWEVIGIPEDQRLQRTEVVKKHIKGLLDMMIAEEESLKERLLKSINFCRKELDALCRELSLESFKEKEESTILQLEKDLRTQVEVMLKKKKERMQELKVLQERDQDFCEVLCMTPYSISSTSVPSLEELDQFKQHLQSLAETKASRREEFINTKKQIILCMEELDHTPDTSFERDVVCEEEDAFCLSLENIAALQTLLRQLEMEKTQNEVMCDGLRSRIRELWERLQIPPEEREALAMFMTGSKAKIRNALQSEVDRLEELKIQNMKKVVEAIRVELTLYWEKCFYSQEQRQAFAPYFDEDYTEILLQLHDEELVKLKHYYETHKDLFEGVQKWEDSWKLFLEFERKASDPSRFTNRGGNLLKEEKQRAKLQKTLPKLEEDLKARIELWEQEHSKAFVVNGQKFMEYVMEQWELHRLEKEKAKQERQLKKTQQTETEMLYGSTPRTPSKRRVLAPNTPGKVRKLNSTTVSTVTPNSTIRSVFGGTVYHSPVSRLPPSGGKPSKTPSRFGQKTAPLGRQGHNKENIELSGSILTGGCPYSAPLQRNLTINSVASTYSEFARELSKASRSDGPSRILNSTNIQS, encoded by the exons tgaagtgCTGGCAGAGGAATCGGTGGTTTGTCTCCAAAAAGCCTTGAACCATCTTCGAGAAATCTGGGAAGTGATAGGAATTCCAGAGGACCAGAGGCTCCAGAGGACTGAGGTTGTCAAGAAGCATATAAAG GGTCTATTGGACATGATGATCGCAGAAGAGGAGAGTCTAAAGGAGAGGCTCTTAAAAAGTATCAACTTTTGTCGAAAAGAGCTTGACGCTCTGTGCAGGGAATTAAGCCTGGAATCCTTCAAA gagaaggaagagagcacCATCTTACAACTAGAAAAGGATTTGCGCACCCAAGTGGAAGTGATGctcaagaagaagaaggagagaatgcaGGAATTGAAAGTGCTGCAGGAAAGGGACCAAGACTTCTGTGAGGTTCTTTGTATGACGCCGTACAGCATCAGCAGCACTTCGGTCCCCAGCCTGGAGGAGCTGGACCAGTTTAAGCAGCACCTGCAGTCTCTGGCTGAAACCAAG GCAAGTAGGCGGGAGGAGTTTATCAACACAAAGAAGCAAATCATACTTTGTATGGAAGAACTAGATCACACCCCGGACACGAGCTTTGAGAGAGACGTGGTGTGTGAGGAGGAAGATGCTTTCTGCCTGTCCCTGGAGAACATAGCTGCACTACAGACACTTCTCCGGCAG CTGGAAATGGAAAAGACTCAGAATGAAGTTATGTGTGACGGTCTACGATCTCGAATCAGAGAACTCTGGGAGAGGTTACAAATACCCCCTGAGGAGAGAGAAGCCCTGGCCATGTTCATGACTGGGTCAAAGGCCAAGATAAGGAATGCG CTGCAATCAGAAGTGGATCGACTGGAGGAACTAAAGATTCAAAACATGAAGAAAGTGGTTGAAGCGATCCGGGTGGAGCTCACTCTGTATTGGGAAAAGTGCTTTTATAGCCAGGAGCAGAGACAAGCCTTTGCCCCCTATTTTGATG AGGATTATACAGAGATCCTGCTCCAGCTCCATGACGAGGAACTCGTGAAGCTGAAGCATTACTATGAGACTCACAAAGACCTTTTTGAGGGTGTTCAGAAGTGGGAAGACAGCTGGAAGCTTTTCTTAGAATTTGAG AGAAAAGCGTCGGATCCGAGCCGATTTACAAATAGAGGTGGAAatctcttgaaggaagagaagcaaagaGCCAAGCTCCAAAAAACTCTACCGAAG CTGGAAGAAGACCTGAAGGCACGGATTGAACTGTGGGAACAAGAGCACTCAAAGGCCTTTGTAGTGAACGGGCAGAAATTCATGGAGTACGTGATGGAGCAGTGGGAGTTGCATCGTCTGGAGAAGGAGAAAGCAAAGCAGGAGAGA CAGCTCAAGAAGACCcagcagacagaaacagagatgctCTATGGCAGTACACCTAGGACGCCCAGCAAGCGGCGAGTGCTGGCCCCCAACACGCCAGGCAAAGTCCGCAAG CTTAATTCCACCACAGTCTCCACAGTCACTCCCAATAGCACCATCCGCTCTGTCTTCGGTGGGACTGTCTACCACTCCCCAGTGTCCCGCCTTCCACCCTCTGGAGGCAAG CCATCCAAAACTCCTAGCCGTTTTGGGCAAAAGACGGCCCCTTTGGGCAGACAGGGACACAACAAAGAGAACATCGAGTTGAGTGGCAGCATCCTGACTGGTGGG
- the PRC1 gene encoding protein regulator of cytokinesis 1 isoform X3: protein MRRSEVLAEESVVCLQKALNHLREIWEVIGIPEDQRLQRTEVVKKHIKGLLDMMIAEEESLKERLLKSINFCRKELDALCRELSLESFKEKEESTILQLEKDLRTQVEVMLKKKKERMQELKVLQERDQDFCEVLCMTPYSISSTSVPSLEELDQFKQHLQSLAETKASRREEFINTKKQIILCMEELDHTPDTSFERDVVCEEEDAFCLSLENIAALQTLLRQLEMEKTQNEVMCDGLRSRIRELWERLQIPPEEREALAMFMTGSKAKIRNALQSEVDRLEELKIQNMKKVVEAIRVELTLYWEKCFYSQEQRQAFAPYFDEDYTEILLQLHDEELVKLKHYYETHKDLFEGVQKWEDSWKLFLEFERKASDPSRFTNRGGNLLKEEKQRAKLQKTLPKLEEDLKARIELWEQEHSKAFVVNGQKFMEYVMEQWELHRLEKEKAKQERQLKKTQQTETEMLYGSTPRTPSKRRVLAPNTPGKVRKLNSTTVSTVTPNSTIRSVFGGTVYHSPVSRLPPSGGKPSKTPSRFGQKTAPLGRQGHNKENIELSGSILTARTFKGLQI, encoded by the exons tgaagtgCTGGCAGAGGAATCGGTGGTTTGTCTCCAAAAAGCCTTGAACCATCTTCGAGAAATCTGGGAAGTGATAGGAATTCCAGAGGACCAGAGGCTCCAGAGGACTGAGGTTGTCAAGAAGCATATAAAG GGTCTATTGGACATGATGATCGCAGAAGAGGAGAGTCTAAAGGAGAGGCTCTTAAAAAGTATCAACTTTTGTCGAAAAGAGCTTGACGCTCTGTGCAGGGAATTAAGCCTGGAATCCTTCAAA gagaaggaagagagcacCATCTTACAACTAGAAAAGGATTTGCGCACCCAAGTGGAAGTGATGctcaagaagaagaaggagagaatgcaGGAATTGAAAGTGCTGCAGGAAAGGGACCAAGACTTCTGTGAGGTTCTTTGTATGACGCCGTACAGCATCAGCAGCACTTCGGTCCCCAGCCTGGAGGAGCTGGACCAGTTTAAGCAGCACCTGCAGTCTCTGGCTGAAACCAAG GCAAGTAGGCGGGAGGAGTTTATCAACACAAAGAAGCAAATCATACTTTGTATGGAAGAACTAGATCACACCCCGGACACGAGCTTTGAGAGAGACGTGGTGTGTGAGGAGGAAGATGCTTTCTGCCTGTCCCTGGAGAACATAGCTGCACTACAGACACTTCTCCGGCAG CTGGAAATGGAAAAGACTCAGAATGAAGTTATGTGTGACGGTCTACGATCTCGAATCAGAGAACTCTGGGAGAGGTTACAAATACCCCCTGAGGAGAGAGAAGCCCTGGCCATGTTCATGACTGGGTCAAAGGCCAAGATAAGGAATGCG CTGCAATCAGAAGTGGATCGACTGGAGGAACTAAAGATTCAAAACATGAAGAAAGTGGTTGAAGCGATCCGGGTGGAGCTCACTCTGTATTGGGAAAAGTGCTTTTATAGCCAGGAGCAGAGACAAGCCTTTGCCCCCTATTTTGATG AGGATTATACAGAGATCCTGCTCCAGCTCCATGACGAGGAACTCGTGAAGCTGAAGCATTACTATGAGACTCACAAAGACCTTTTTGAGGGTGTTCAGAAGTGGGAAGACAGCTGGAAGCTTTTCTTAGAATTTGAG AGAAAAGCGTCGGATCCGAGCCGATTTACAAATAGAGGTGGAAatctcttgaaggaagagaagcaaagaGCCAAGCTCCAAAAAACTCTACCGAAG CTGGAAGAAGACCTGAAGGCACGGATTGAACTGTGGGAACAAGAGCACTCAAAGGCCTTTGTAGTGAACGGGCAGAAATTCATGGAGTACGTGATGGAGCAGTGGGAGTTGCATCGTCTGGAGAAGGAGAAAGCAAAGCAGGAGAGA CAGCTCAAGAAGACCcagcagacagaaacagagatgctCTATGGCAGTACACCTAGGACGCCCAGCAAGCGGCGAGTGCTGGCCCCCAACACGCCAGGCAAAGTCCGCAAG CTTAATTCCACCACAGTCTCCACAGTCACTCCCAATAGCACCATCCGCTCTGTCTTCGGTGGGACTGTCTACCACTCCCCAGTGTCCCGCCTTCCACCCTCTGGAGGCAAG CCATCCAAAACTCCTAGCCGTTTTGGGCAAAAGACGGCCCCTTTGGGCAGACAGGGACACAACAAAGAGAACATCGAGTTGAGTGGCAGCATCCTGACTG